In Bradyrhizobium erythrophlei, a single genomic region encodes these proteins:
- a CDS encoding branched-chain amino acid ABC transporter permease, giving the protein MSEFLQHLVNMLVLGGTYALLGIGLTLIFGIMNVVNFTHGVLYTFGAYMMFIVVQQLGMNFFLALPVAVVAGWALGAIIELTLLRPLRGSDIDTTMLVMIGAWIAMQSGALWIWGGVAKSVATPFPEAPLVIGPVSVSWLRLFVLAAAALLIVATYLLINRTKLGCAMRATFQDHDTASLMGVNVDLIYTSTFAIGSSLAAAAGALLGPVYVIFPQMGDLAAVKAFAIVILGGLGNITGAVIGGFILALAEELGAGYVSSGYRDAMGFLIIIAVLIARPTGLFARSERVG; this is encoded by the coding sequence TTGAGCGAGTTTCTGCAACATCTGGTCAATATGCTGGTCCTCGGCGGCACCTACGCGCTGCTTGGGATCGGGCTCACATTGATCTTCGGCATCATGAACGTCGTGAACTTCACCCACGGCGTGCTGTACACGTTCGGCGCCTACATGATGTTCATCGTGGTGCAGCAGTTGGGGATGAACTTCTTCCTCGCTTTGCCGGTCGCCGTCGTTGCAGGCTGGGCGCTCGGTGCCATCATCGAATTGACCTTGCTGCGGCCGCTGCGCGGCTCCGACATTGATACCACCATGCTGGTGATGATCGGCGCCTGGATCGCCATGCAATCCGGCGCGCTCTGGATCTGGGGCGGCGTCGCCAAATCCGTCGCGACGCCATTTCCGGAAGCGCCGTTGGTCATCGGGCCGGTTTCGGTGTCGTGGCTGCGATTGTTCGTGCTGGCGGCCGCGGCGCTCCTGATCGTCGCCACGTATCTCCTGATCAACCGCACCAAGCTCGGCTGCGCGATGCGTGCGACGTTCCAGGATCACGACACCGCATCGCTGATGGGCGTCAATGTTGACCTTATATATACGTCCACCTTTGCGATCGGATCGAGTCTGGCTGCGGCCGCCGGCGCCCTGCTCGGCCCGGTCTATGTGATCTTTCCGCAAATGGGCGACCTCGCCGCCGTCAAAGCCTTTGCGATCGTGATCCTCGGCGGGTTGGGCAACATCACGGGCGCGGTGATCGGCGGCTTCATCCTGGCGCTCGCCGAAGAGCTCGGCGCGGGCTATGTCTCGTCGGGTTACCGCGATGCCATGGGCTTTCTGATCATCATCGCGGTGCTGATCGCCAGACCCACCGGACTGTTCGCGCGTTCGGAGCGCGTCGGATGA